In Synergistota bacterium, one genomic interval encodes:
- a CDS encoding M23 family metallopeptidase: protein MRFSFSKFVYLVVGISVLFSFLAWRESRTLWILKKEFYEETKYDLEKERIKMGIKEPPYELVGGEMFIKAGLSLVGSFEVPPLPEIKRIPFVIYRIEGKYGRGVCMAISVDKLSRVFTMGFNSFLKAGISRGGSFSLNIRGEFFSKHKEPILKLSPYVVKPGDTLWDIAKKFNITLDTIISANDLKSVDLLKIGQVIKVPNVSGVFHKVGKDESLEKIAKTYNVDIEHIKKYNEDIKELKVGTLVFIPGGKLLEEKQPSRPRWLASRGTSQRFIWPLEGTINSDFGWRRDPLSKRREFHSGIDIDGSAGEYVRASRAGRVVYAGWQSGYGLLIVIDHGDGWETWYAHCSRINVREGQYVRQGEIIGRVGSTGRTTGSHLHFEIRNNGRPVNPLYYLR, encoded by the coding sequence TTGAGGTTCTCTTTCTCCAAGTTTGTTTATTTGGTAGTGGGAATTTCAGTTTTGTTTTCCTTCTTAGCTTGGAGAGAAAGTAGGACCTTGTGGATCTTGAAAAAAGAGTTTTATGAGGAGACAAAGTACGATCTAGAGAAAGAGAGGATAAAGATGGGTATAAAAGAACCTCCTTATGAACTTGTTGGTGGGGAAATGTTTATAAAGGCTGGTTTATCTCTGGTAGGATCTTTTGAGGTTCCACCCCTTCCTGAAATTAAAAGGATTCCTTTTGTAATTTATAGAATTGAGGGAAAATATGGAAGGGGTGTTTGTATGGCCATATCTGTTGATAAACTTAGCAGGGTGTTTACGATGGGATTTAACTCTTTTTTAAAGGCTGGGATAAGCAGAGGAGGAAGTTTTTCCCTAAACATTAGGGGGGAGTTTTTCTCGAAACATAAAGAGCCTATTTTAAAGCTTTCTCCCTATGTTGTTAAGCCTGGGGATACTTTATGGGACATAGCAAAAAAATTTAATATAACCCTTGATACAATTATAAGTGCAAATGATCTTAAAAGCGTTGATTTACTTAAAATCGGTCAGGTTATAAAGGTTCCTAATGTGTCTGGTGTCTTTCATAAAGTTGGTAAAGATGAAAGCTTGGAGAAAATAGCTAAAACTTATAATGTCGATATTGAGCACATAAAAAAGTATAATGAGGATATTAAAGAGTTGAAAGTAGGTACTTTAGTTTTTATTCCGGGTGGTAAGCTTCTTGAAGAAAAGCAGCCTTCTAGGCCTCGATGGCTTGCTTCTCGTGGAACTTCTCAGAGATTTATATGGCCTTTGGAGGGAACTATTAATTCTGATTTCGGTTGGAGGCGAGACCCTTTGTCGAAACGTAGGGAGTTTCATAGTGGTATAGATATAGATGGAAGTGCAGGGGAATATGTGAGAGCGTCTCGAGCTGGTAGGGTTGTGTATGCGGGTTGGCAATCAGGTTATGGCTTATTGATTGTTATAGATCACGGAGATGGGTGGGAAACTTGGTATGCTCATTGTAGTCGAATAAACGTTAGAGAGGGACAATATGTTAGACAAGGGGAAATAATAGGGAGGGTGGGAAGCACTGGTAGAACTACAGGATCTCATCTTCATTTTGAAATAAGAAATAATGGTAGACCGGTAAATCCGCTTTATTATCTTCGTTGA
- the rho gene encoding transcription termination factor Rho: MFEFSELSTKTLSELQSIAKELGVTGFSRLKKQELIFEILRAQAKSKGLLFGGGVLEIVPEGIGFLRTNGYLPSSSDIYVSPSQIKRFNLRTGDIVWGQTRPPKEQEHYYSLLRVEVVNFEDPEKARSRPYFDELTPIYPCEKFKLENDPEEISTRLVDLFVPIGKGQRGLIVSPPKAGKTTLLKNIANSITASHPEVFLIVLLIDERPEEVTDMQRSVKGEVVSSTFDRPVNEHLKVAELVLEKAKRLVEYGKDVVILLDSLTRLARAYNLTVPPSGRTLSGGMDSVAIHYPKRFLGAARNIEEGGSLTIIATALIDTGSRMDDLIYEEFKGTGNMEIHLSRKLAEQRIFPAIDLKKSGTRKEELLLPEEDLQKIWLLRRRTANLDEAEVLQLLIKKLQETKSNVEFLKAIK; the protein is encoded by the coding sequence TTGTTTGAGTTTAGCGAATTAAGTACGAAAACATTATCGGAGCTACAGTCTATAGCAAAAGAGTTGGGAGTAACGGGATTTTCTCGTCTCAAAAAACAAGAACTTATATTTGAGATTCTCAGGGCACAGGCTAAGAGTAAAGGACTTCTTTTTGGAGGTGGGGTTCTTGAGATAGTTCCGGAAGGTATAGGTTTTTTAAGAACAAATGGATATCTTCCAAGTTCATCGGATATTTATGTTTCTCCTTCGCAGATAAAGAGGTTTAATTTGAGAACAGGGGATATAGTTTGGGGGCAAACAAGGCCACCTAAAGAGCAAGAGCATTACTATTCTTTGTTAAGGGTTGAGGTAGTTAATTTTGAAGATCCAGAAAAAGCAAGAAGTAGACCTTACTTTGATGAGCTTACTCCAATTTATCCTTGTGAGAAGTTTAAACTTGAAAATGATCCAGAGGAAATATCTACTCGCTTGGTAGATCTATTTGTTCCTATAGGGAAGGGACAAAGAGGTCTCATAGTTTCCCCTCCAAAGGCAGGAAAGACTACTCTATTAAAAAATATTGCTAACAGCATAACAGCTAGTCATCCTGAGGTTTTTCTTATAGTTCTCCTTATTGATGAAAGACCTGAAGAGGTAACGGATATGCAAAGATCTGTTAAAGGAGAAGTTGTAAGTTCTACATTTGATAGACCTGTGAATGAGCATCTTAAGGTTGCTGAGTTAGTTCTTGAGAAGGCTAAGAGGTTAGTGGAGTATGGAAAGGATGTTGTAATACTCCTAGATAGCTTGACTCGTCTAGCAAGAGCCTATAACTTGACCGTTCCCCCAAGTGGTAGAACCCTTTCGGGTGGTATGGATTCTGTTGCTATTCACTATCCTAAAAGGTTTTTAGGAGCAGCTAGAAATATTGAAGAAGGTGGTAGTTTAACTATAATAGCTACAGCGCTGATAGATACGGGTAGCAGGATGGATGATTTAATCTACGAGGAGTTTAAGGGAACGGGAAACATGGAGATTCATTTAAGTAGAAAACTTGCTGAACAGAGAATCTTTCCGGCTATAGATCTTAAAAAGTCTGGAACTCGCAAAGAGGAGCTTTTACTGCCTGAAGAGGATTTACAGAAGATATGGCTTCTAAGGAGAAGGACAGCGAACCTTGATGAAGCGGAAGTTTTGCAGCTTTTGATTAAGAAATTACAGGAGACGAAGAGTAACGTAGAGTTTCTTAAGGCAATTAAGTAA
- the fsa gene encoding fructose-6-phosphate aldolase, producing the protein MRLFLDTANIEEVKQALSWGIISGVTTNPTLVSRERGRDFHTLIREICDLVRGPVSAEVISLDADGMIEEARELASLSEHVVIKIPMTPEGMKAVSVLAKEGIKTNVTLIFSLEQAILAANAGATYVSPFIGRLDDIGGDGVGLVADIVTAFKKASFETQVIAASIRHTKHVRDCALVGAHIATVPFNVLKGMFVHPLTDIGIQRFLKDWESFKNK; encoded by the coding sequence ATGAGACTTTTTTTAGATACTGCGAATATTGAAGAAGTAAAACAAGCTTTGAGTTGGGGAATAATTTCAGGGGTTACTACTAACCCTACTCTTGTAAGTAGAGAAAGGGGAAGGGATTTTCACACTCTTATTCGAGAAATATGTGACCTTGTTCGAGGACCTGTTAGTGCGGAAGTAATTAGTTTAGATGCTGATGGAATGATTGAGGAAGCAAGAGAGCTTGCTTCTTTAAGTGAGCATGTGGTTATTAAAATTCCTATGACGCCAGAAGGCATGAAAGCTGTTTCCGTTCTGGCTAAGGAGGGTATAAAGACTAACGTTACTCTTATTTTTTCTCTCGAACAGGCAATCTTAGCTGCAAATGCAGGAGCTACTTATGTTAGCCCGTTTATAGGAAGGTTGGATGATATCGGAGGAGATGGTGTTGGGCTTGTAGCGGACATAGTTACGGCTTTTAAAAAGGCCTCTTTTGAGACTCAAGTTATAGCTGCAAGTATAAGACATACTAAACATGTGAGAGATTGTGCATTAGTGGGAGCCCATATAGCTACAGTTCCTTTTAATGTCTTAAAAGGGATGTTTGTTCATCCTCTTACAGATATAGGAATTCAGAGGTTTCTTAAAGATTGGGAGTCCTTTAAAAATAAATAG
- the fba gene encoding class II fructose-1,6-bisphosphate aldolase → MPLLAGNVLLKKAKEGRFGIGAFNFNNLEFLQAILEAAMEMRSPVILQVSEGGMKYMGLPFLEGFIKSVLYRVEIPVVIHLDHGSSLDAILSAIRIGFTSVMIDASSKPFEENVKITQEVVRIAHSVGVSVEAELGRIVGTEEHIKVSDKEAFFTDPDEAAKFVELTEVDSLAVAIGTAHGVYKGEPKLDFDRLYDIKRKVDIPLVLHGASGVPLNDLQKAISLGICKINIDTDLRLAFRIKLEEMISLKKGEIDPRKFLGPARDAVRETVKEKIKAFGSEGRA, encoded by the coding sequence ATGCCTTTGCTTGCGGGTAATGTCTTATTAAAAAAGGCTAAGGAAGGGAGGTTTGGCATAGGAGCCTTTAACTTTAATAATCTTGAATTTCTTCAAGCTATATTAGAGGCTGCGATGGAAATGCGTTCACCTGTAATACTTCAAGTTAGTGAGGGTGGAATGAAATACATGGGACTTCCTTTTTTAGAAGGTTTTATAAAAAGCGTTCTTTATAGGGTAGAAATACCTGTTGTTATTCATCTTGATCATGGTTCGAGCTTGGATGCGATTCTTTCTGCTATAAGGATTGGATTTACCTCTGTAATGATAGATGCTTCAAGCAAACCCTTTGAGGAGAACGTTAAGATAACTCAAGAAGTTGTTAGAATTGCTCATTCTGTGGGAGTTTCTGTTGAAGCAGAGCTTGGTAGAATAGTAGGAACAGAGGAACACATTAAAGTCTCAGATAAAGAAGCATTTTTTACAGATCCAGATGAAGCAGCAAAGTTTGTTGAATTGACGGAAGTAGATTCTCTTGCTGTAGCTATAGGCACGGCTCATGGAGTTTATAAGGGGGAACCTAAGCTTGACTTTGATAGACTTTATGATATAAAAAGGAAAGTGGATATACCTCTTGTTCTCCACGGTGCTTCAGGGGTCCCATTAAACGATCTTCAGAAGGCCATATCTTTAGGTATATGTAAGATTAATATTGATACTGATTTAAGGTTAGCATTTAGGATTAAACTTGAGGAGATGATATCTCTTAAAAAAGGGGAGATAGATCCTCGTAAGTTTCTAGGGCCGGCAAGAGATGCGGTTAGAGAGACTGTTAAAGAAAAAATAAAAGCCTTTGGTTCTGAGGGGAGGGCATAG
- a CDS encoding 3-keto-5-aminohexanoate cleavage protein yields MGKGKFILMLAPVGEKGFVTPFEVVEEASRVRAKGLSILHFRSVFSGGQLNYNIEAYSQAMAWLRESSDLLIEFPAWGTLKHGLEERVSPLVLKPDFIEIIPGSLNMDDHIIYNPIGYIHFVLQISSEAMVKPVFKVFSPSMIIYLRRLIEQKELTPPYIFTLFLSEDYFPPTVENLVYMYKLLPKNSKWFLSMKGRPSKALIAVALELGGNVRVGLEDSGENIGLSNERMVDEVLKIASSLDMEPATPKEASEILGKVG; encoded by the coding sequence GTGGGGAAAGGGAAATTTATTCTTATGCTGGCTCCCGTTGGTGAAAAAGGATTCGTTACCCCTTTTGAGGTGGTTGAGGAGGCTTCGCGTGTAAGAGCAAAAGGTTTGTCTATATTGCATTTCAGAAGCGTTTTTTCAGGAGGCCAGCTCAATTATAATATAGAGGCCTATTCTCAAGCTATGGCTTGGTTAAGGGAAAGCAGCGATTTACTTATAGAGTTTCCTGCATGGGGGACACTAAAACATGGTTTAGAGGAAAGAGTTTCACCTTTAGTTTTAAAACCAGATTTTATAGAAATTATACCTGGTTCACTTAACATGGATGATCATATTATATACAATCCTATTGGTTATATACATTTTGTCCTTCAAATTAGCTCAGAAGCTATGGTTAAACCTGTATTTAAAGTTTTTTCTCCTTCGATGATTATATATTTGAGAAGATTAATAGAACAGAAAGAACTGACCCCGCCCTATATATTTACTCTTTTCTTAAGTGAAGATTATTTTCCTCCAACGGTTGAGAACTTAGTTTATATGTATAAGCTTCTTCCGAAAAATAGTAAATGGTTTTTAAGTATGAAGGGTAGACCATCAAAAGCATTAATTGCTGTAGCTTTAGAGCTTGGCGGTAATGTAAGAGTAGGTTTGGAGGATTCAGGAGAGAATATAGGTTTAAGCAACGAAAGGATGGTGGACGAAGTGTTAAAGATAGCGTCTTCTTTGGATATGGAACCCGCTACTCCTAAAGAGGCTTCTGAGATTCTTGGAAAGGTGGGATAG
- a CDS encoding DUF4392 domain-containing protein — METFWERLKSLISEDAACRGINDLASADELRRAVEFSMSSSNIAIFTGFTIMPLIKCETDGPVGAVFLARGLLDLGKRVSIWTDDIYADVLRKGINFLSVNVPVYGVPFKWSGNFLGLFWQEGFDLLISVERPGRAIDGKYYSSRNEDISCYVSPLDELFIEAGRKNIPTIGIGDGGNEIGMGNIRGELLNRFPSKGNIFSIVKVDSLIISGVSNWGAYGLLAGLAKLSGKGNMLPDPSEEKLFLKVIVESGSVDGVTLKTAETVDGVSGDTLSKKLREIASCLEDF, encoded by the coding sequence ATGGAGACTTTTTGGGAGCGACTTAAAAGTTTGATTTCTGAAGACGCTGCCTGTAGGGGAATTAATGATTTAGCTTCAGCTGATGAACTTAGGCGAGCGGTAGAATTTTCTATGTCCTCAAGTAATATTGCTATATTCACAGGGTTTACTATAATGCCTTTAATAAAATGCGAGACTGATGGCCCTGTAGGAGCGGTTTTTCTTGCAAGAGGTCTTTTAGATTTAGGTAAGCGAGTTTCTATATGGACTGATGACATTTATGCAGATGTTTTAAGGAAAGGAATAAACTTTCTCAGTGTGAATGTTCCAGTTTATGGTGTCCCCTTTAAATGGAGTGGTAATTTTTTGGGCTTGTTTTGGCAGGAAGGATTTGATCTTTTGATTTCCGTAGAAAGACCTGGTAGAGCTATTGATGGAAAGTATTATAGCTCTCGCAATGAAGATATATCTTGTTATGTTTCTCCTCTAGATGAACTCTTTATAGAAGCTGGAAGGAAAAATATCCCTACTATTGGAATAGGAGATGGAGGAAATGAAATTGGCATGGGTAATATAAGGGGAGAGCTTTTGAATAGGTTTCCAAGTAAGGGCAATATATTCAGTATAGTTAAGGTGGATTCTCTTATTATTAGTGGGGTTTCTAATTGGGGAGCTTATGGGCTTCTTGCTGGGTTAGCTAAGTTGAGCGGAAAGGGAAACATGCTTCCTGATCCGAGCGAAGAAAAACTTTTCTTAAAGGTTATAGTTGAGAGTGGTAGTGTGGACGGGGTTACTTTAAAAACCGCTGAAACTGTAGATGGGGTTTCTGGGGATACATTGAGTAAGAAGTTAAGAGAAATAGCAAGTTGCTTGGAAGATTTCTAA
- a CDS encoding DegT/DnrJ/EryC1/StrS family aminotransferase, with amino-acid sequence MKIPLVDLKAQYERIKNEIISAVTSVLDSQQFILGEKVLEFESELSKYIGVKHAIGVASGSDALLLAYMALGLKSGDEIITTPFTFFATAGSAARLGIKVCFADIREDTFNVDIDSLLERVTSNTKAIVPVHIFGQAAEIDKIMDISHRTGIPIIEDLAQAIGAKFAGRKVGSFGLINCLSFFPSKNLGGYGDGGAVLTNSDSLAELIKMLRVHGSSSRYYHEIVGINSRLDEIQAAVLLVKMKYLDMWNEERRSRAKYYNYLFKESLLEEFVKTPVELENCYHVYHQYVIRAKDRDKLKDYLSGKGISTQVYYPVPLHLQPCFRGWGYKPGYCPVAERICGEVLALPMYPELSPSLQEYIVEAIASFYRKRV; translated from the coding sequence TTGAAAATACCTCTAGTTGACCTTAAGGCTCAGTATGAACGCATTAAAAATGAGATAATATCAGCGGTGACCTCTGTTTTGGATAGTCAACAGTTCATCTTAGGAGAAAAGGTTTTAGAGTTCGAAAGTGAGTTATCCAAATACATTGGGGTTAAGCATGCTATAGGAGTAGCTTCTGGAAGTGATGCTCTTCTATTAGCTTATATGGCTCTTGGGCTAAAGAGTGGGGATGAGATTATAACAACCCCCTTTACCTTTTTTGCTACTGCGGGTTCGGCTGCTCGCTTGGGAATAAAAGTATGTTTCGCTGATATTAGAGAGGACACATTTAATGTTGACATTGATTCTCTTTTAGAAAGGGTTACTTCGAATACTAAGGCTATAGTTCCTGTTCATATTTTTGGGCAGGCTGCTGAGATAGATAAGATCATGGACATATCACACAGAACGGGAATTCCAATTATAGAAGATTTGGCTCAGGCGATAGGTGCTAAATTTGCTGGTAGAAAGGTTGGTAGCTTTGGTCTAATTAACTGTCTTTCTTTCTTTCCGTCTAAAAATTTGGGTGGATACGGAGATGGTGGAGCTGTTCTGACTAATAGTGATTCTTTAGCTGAGTTAATTAAAATGCTGAGAGTACATGGTAGTTCAAGTCGTTACTATCATGAGATTGTAGGTATAAATAGTCGTTTAGATGAAATTCAGGCGGCTGTTCTTTTAGTTAAGATGAAATATTTAGATATGTGGAATGAGGAGAGAAGAAGTAGAGCTAAATATTATAACTATCTTTTTAAGGAAAGCCTTTTAGAGGAGTTTGTTAAAACTCCTGTGGAACTTGAAAATTGTTACCATGTTTATCATCAGTATGTGATTAGAGCAAAAGATAGAGATAAACTTAAAGATTACCTTAGTGGAAAGGGTATATCCACTCAAGTTTATTATCCTGTTCCACTCCATCTTCAACCTTGTTTTAGAGGATGGGGTTATAAACCAGGTTATTGTCCAGTGGCTGAAAGAATATGTGGAGAGGTTTTAGCTCTCCCTATGTATCCAGAGCTTTCTCCGAGTTTGCAAGAATATATAGTTGAGGCTATCGCTAGTTTTTATAGAAAGAGGGTATAG